The stretch of DNA TCGCGAAGTTCGGTGAAAGGACCACATCAAGCAGACCACCCTGGCCAAAGACGGCGACGCCGGGCACATTGCCGATGGAAGCAAAGGTCTTTTTTTCCAGGTCATACCTTTTGATTTCACCGCTTTTCAGAGTCATCAGAAGGCCGCCGTCGGGCAGGAAGGTCATGGCCCAGATCGGTCCCGCTTTGGTTTCCACCAACTCGCGCTGCAGCTTCATGCCGCGGGATTCAAAGATAAAGGCGGACGCGGGTGAGGCCGCCTGGCTCCATCCGATAAGCTGAAGCATTCCCAGTATCAGTGTTTTCCAATAGAATCGCATGCCGCCTCCGCTGGCTTCATCATCTGCTGGGCAAAGTACTCCAGCGTCGTCGCCTTCGTCAATCGGGACCGGGTCGCTGGACCCGTGGCCAGATCGTCAAGGGTTTCGACAGGGTGCCTTTGCCTAAACCGATGAAATTATATCATAGGTAATGAAGGCCCTGTCCTTGCAAAGCGCCCCTTGCGAAGCCAAAGGGGGACCAAATTATGCGACGATCCAAACCTTTCAGCCTTGCGCTGATCCTTGTCTGTCTTGCCGCCTGCCGTGAACGGAATCCGATCGAAGAGGAAAACACCGACAAAAACCCTGCACCTGACTCCGAAATCGCGGCGACCGGAGCAACCACTGAGCCCAGCCCTGACCCTGATGAAATGCCTGCCATCGGCGACCCAGTGCCAGTACCGATTACCATGCAGCCCGAGATTACCCAGCGGGTGGAATCCCTGTCCTTTGCCCACAGTAATGGACTTTGTCTCCAGGTGAGTCCGAACGGGCAAACCAGCCTGCAAACCTGTGATCCGAATGCTCCAGGTCAGAAATTTCTGTTCGCCCGCAGTCTGGACGGACGCGTGCAGCTGAAGGACACGAGCAGTCAGCGCTGTCTTTCCGTGGGGCCGATCGGCTTTTTCACGACGGTTTTGCGTGCGGATATCTGTGAATCAAAGTCGACGCAATTTTTCAGCGTCGTTGATTACGGGAGTACGTACTCCTTGAAGTTCGATGCGAACAACACCTGCATCGACGCGGAGCAAAGCAAGGCCGAACCGGGGACAAGGCTTATCCTTTTCCGCTGCTCGGCCGTGCTCAATCAGAAGATCCAGTTGATGAAGCCTTGAGGCGATGCAATTGAAGATTGCGATGCGCGAGCTGGGTCGAATACCAAAGGCTCCGAATGGGCACCGCCTCGCCTTCGGGGAGCGCTTCTGCAATCAGCGCGGCCTCGAAGCGGGGGCCCAGACGTTCCCGCTGCGCCCTGTCGTAGCCTGGCGTCTGCCGGAGCCTTTGCTGACCGGCTATTTCGAAAAGATCTTTCGTGTTCTCTAATATGGCCGTGGCGCAGTGAAGAAAGAGTTCCTCTTCACGGCCATACCATTCGGCGAAAAGCAGGCGTCGGGCGCTGTCGCTCCAGGTACCCGTAACGGGATCGGTGCAGGTGTCCATGCTGTGCTGCAGGCTTTCAAACCGTTCGAAGTAAGCGTCAAGATCAAAACCAGCCTGGGCCAGAGCCCATTGGGCCAACGCGGTTTCCACCTGGGTCACAAGGTCGGTGAGAGATTCCCAGAATTCCGCGCCGGCCTGACCCTGATCGTGGCGACAGAAAAATGTACTGCAGACTCCGTTGCGAA from Oligoflexus sp. encodes:
- a CDS encoding RICIN domain-containing protein; amino-acid sequence: MRRSKPFSLALILVCLAACRERNPIEEENTDKNPAPDSEIAATGATTEPSPDPDEMPAIGDPVPVPITMQPEITQRVESLSFAHSNGLCLQVSPNGQTSLQTCDPNAPGQKFLFARSLDGRVQLKDTSSQRCLSVGPIGFFTTVLRADICESKSTQFFSVVDYGSTYSLKFDANNTCIDAEQSKAEPGTRLILFRCSAVLNQKIQLMKP